Proteins encoded by one window of Dioscorea cayenensis subsp. rotundata cultivar TDr96_F1 chromosome 6, TDr96_F1_v2_PseudoChromosome.rev07_lg8_w22 25.fasta, whole genome shotgun sequence:
- the LOC120263109 gene encoding uncharacterized protein LOC120263109, with the protein MAFQTSYGHYEFLKNAMKVRSFLGLAGYYRKFVEGFSSIASPLSKLTRNEVKAKHQRPSGVVQPVPITEWKWDHVIMDRLTKSAHFLAVHTKYSLEKLAKLYIDEIVELHRVPVSITDGQSERTIQTLEDIWRACVIDFQGSCDQNIALVEFAYNNSFQASIAYDRQNSYADSHRRFLEFEVGDKVFLKISPWKGNLVLRQGKVESLIIGPVLILERIRPVGYRLEIQPELKKIHNVLYVSMLKKYVPKLLIILKHHQ; encoded by the exons ATGGCATTTCAGACCAGTTATGGCCATTATGAGTTTTTGAAGAATGCCATGAAGGTTCGAAGTTTTCTTGGACTTGCGGGTTATTATAGGAAATTTGTAGAAGGGTTTTCTTCAATTGCCTCGCCTTTGTCGAAGTTAACTCGCAATGAG GTAAAGGCCAAACACCAGAGGCCATCAGGAGTCGTACAACCTGTTCCAATCACAGAATGGAAATGGGACCAT GTGATAATGGATAGGTTGACAAAGTCAGCACATTTCTTGGCAGTGCATACTAAGTACTCTTTAGAGAAATTGGCAAAGTTGTACATTGATGAGATAGTGGAGTTGCATAGAGTGCCAGTGTCGATT ACGGATGGACAGTCCGAAAGGACCATTCAGACCCTTGAGGATATATGGAGGGCTTGTGTTATAGATTTCCAAGGGAGTTGCGATCAAAATATAGCATTGGTGGAGTTCGCCTACAACAATAGCTTTCAAGCAAGTATTG CTTACGACAGGCAAAATAGCTATGCTGACAGCCATAGAAGATTCTTGGAGTTTGAGGTTGGGGACAAAGTATTCTTGAAAATCTCTCCATGGAAAGGTAATTTGGTTTTGAGGCAGGGGAAAGTTGAATCCCTGATAATAGGTCCAGTTTTGATCTTAGAGAGGATTAGACCAGTAGGATATCGATTAGAGATACAGCCTGAGTTGAAGAAGATTCATAATGTGTTATATGTTTCCATGTTGAAGAAGTATGTCCCGAAACTTCTCATTATCTTGAAGCACCACCAGTAg